TGTGATAGTGTCTTTAGGAGTTATTCCCCTTAGCCGTGTCTGAGTATGTTAATGAAACACAAAGctgatttcagaggaaaagaaaaatgcatgtCTGATACTTTCTTTCAGATGTTCCTTAGCTCCAGCACATATCCTGAGATTCATGGTTACTTGCATGCAAaggaacaggggaaaaaatcgTGGAAAAAATTGTACTTTCTTTTGAGAAGATCTGGCCTTTATTTTTCCACTAAAGGTACATCTAAggtaagggaggaaaaaaaaaaagagagagagcaagaacTGTGAAGTCACAGcaaatatgtatgtatttatcaTTTGTTGTAATAATAACAACCAAAATTTATAACCAAATAATTAAACttataatgataaaaaataaatatattcattatAGATAAAATCTAGAGAGATATGGAGATAGAAAACTGGGAAAGTGTTGTCTTAGAAACTGTAGTTTCTTTTTGCCTGATAAGTTCACTTAATTCTGGTTAATATTACCCATAACAGTACCCTGTTAAAAGGAATTTTCTAATACTAGTTAAATTTCTGAAGTAGGTGTTCTGAAAAGTGGATATAGTAATTGATTAtctaaaataagaatttttacAGGATAAATTTGGGATTCTCAGAATTGGTATCTGgacagttttttatttttctagttcaAATTTTTGATGGTGGTACTTTAAGCCTTATCATATTTAACATTGGAGTTGAGAAACCTTTTACATAAACGAATCAAACCAATGTTTATTCATGTTTTGGATTTTCTGTAATTACCTGCCAAAGTTTTCATTGAGCTGGTTTGTAACCTTTGgcaaatttcttttgtttgctgccTTCACATAATTAACCTTAGTGGGTGGAGATAATGGTTAAAAATGGTACTGGTCAATAATTATAACAGTATGTTGGTTTTCAGtttataaaaatttcttttgttttgatgtttgaAATGCATGCTGCTCTCAAAATTTGCCTCCTACTCTAATTTTATTATTGCTTGGATTTATTGGAagttttctcagaaattatATAACTTGTAGTctggggggttttttcccctctggaagAATAAACTCTaactgatttgatttttttttccctctgcattaTGAAATGAATATTGAGTTGCCTCCTTTTAGATTTCATGATGTCATGGTTTAAAGTTTATAAGACTGTATTTTGGAACAGGATAACTACTGTACTCATCCAAGTGTCTTATCTGGAGAGGCTGGCTAAAAGTAGTCTAACTGTATTacattacttttctttttaggagCCAAGGCATCTGCAGTTTTTCTGTGAATTCAGCAATAGTGATATGTACATGTCTTTAACAGGCAAAAAGACTTCTGGAGCACCAACAAACTATGGATTCTGCTTTAAGGTACAAGCTTATTATTCTGATACATATTAAAGCAAGCCACAGATTTTAGGTAAGCTTAAGTTTCTTTAAGGCTTTGAAAGCAATATTCAGCTGTCTGTTATAAAATAGGAGAATTAGTGGCTTTTATTTCAACAGGTATTATCTTCAAGATATGCTTTAATGCTAAAAAATGTGCTGTGGCCTTCTAGCCTAACAAATCAGGAGGAACCAGAGACCTgaaacagctctgtgcagaTGATGAACAAAGTAGGACCTGTTGGATGACAGCAATTAGGTTACTCAAGGTAATTTTTCTGTGTGGAGTTAACTTCTTGCATAAGTGCGCTATGTGGTATTTTGATGCTGTGAGTAGAGAGGTACCATCATTTTAGGCTCCCATGCAATAGCAGTATCAATTTTGTactttgaaagcttttttattttgtcccaAGAAGAAGCGAGAGACCAAATCCTGGAATCATTGTAAGGGATGGAATGATGTCTCAgtcctgaaaatatttaacattaaGCATATGCCTTGGTGTAACCGTGTTGAGTTCAGTGAGATTGCTGAGTAATGTTGAACAAAGCAACAAGAATACACAAGAAGAGAActgtaatgtttttaaaatgtgactgTTGTGACAAAATAGGAACAGGCCAGTTGGTATATTAAATGGGTAGCATTTAATGCAAAGTGTACATTTataaaggcagcagcaaaaatgATAATGTACATTTCCTTAGCCTAACAGTTTTTGTCCCTGGTTTTTAATGGTAATGAGAAGAGTGTGCTATCTTTTtcatctggggaaaaaaccttaCTTGGCTTAggtttataatttaaaatgctaaccatgttattttctgattttagtATGGGATGCAGCTGTATCAGAATTACATGCAACCATATCAAGGTAGAAGTGGCTGCAGCCCTTTGAATATAACACCTATGGTatgtcccacagcagctccatgaATAAATACATGTTTCTGCCATTGTGCTTTTTTCAAGTAACTTGTGTCAGTTACACTACTGACCTGCTCCTTCGAAACGTTGCATGTGCAAACGCTTGCTGAAGTATTTAGGGCTGCCAGGGTTGATGAGAGAGCTAGTTAATTAATTTCCTTACTTAGAACAAATTAGTTAAAAGGCTCTTCCCTCTATAAAATCTTCAGTATTTTGGGAGTTCATTGGCTTATTACTGTTGAATGGAAAgaagattttgaaaacaaagcagcagaaccataaatgcattaaaagaaaatcaaagtatTTAAGGTTACACATGCTGATGAATAAGAAAGTTGTAACAAATCCTTTTTGCTATacttcctcttttatttttttaaaaaatataaaatattttgtactgGAGATGAATTTCACCTGGTGTAATACTGACTGGACTTCAGAAGCAAACCATAATTTGGCAGATTGTCTGCCctgttttggaggaaaaaacagCCTATACTGGATACTGTGTCCATCTTCTCAGTTGGATAGTTGGGATTGGATGAAGGGTGTCCATTTGTTAATGTCTTATATTATCCTACCTCTTTATAAGTAATTTGATTTCAAACTTTTTCATGGATGATTTCTATCCCTTTTGTGGTTTTTGCTGGCTAAATTGGATAAAATTACTTGTTGCCGAGATATGTGACAATGAGtttatggtgatttttttttagcttttattatAGTTCTTGCTGATAAAATCCCTAAGAAATGAATTTGCTATCCCATGTATTCACAAAATTAGTTTTCAGTGATCTTGCAAATAAGCATGGCTTATTAAGGATGTGCTTAATATGCTGCCCGTGCCTTAGTTTGTGTTATGTGAAGCTACTGCAAtagccagctgctgctcttaTGATGGATCAGGGAGCCACTACTGattctcttctctttcactgTTGTGTGCATTTTAGCTCCCATAGCTTCTAACAGGCAGAATCTATAACCACTGCTAACAATGGCACTGTTTTTCTACTCGTGTATAATTCATGAATTAAACAGCAAATTGAATAATCTGGGGATTAAGTGCACATGCTAATGAACATACTTCATAAGGAAGCTACTTCCACATTTCACATTCCTTAATTTCTCAGCCATGTCAGCTACAAAGAGTTCCCTCCACTCTGCTAGAGgcaaacattttctcttcatttgcccttgttttttttttgttgttgtttgtttgtttgttttttaacttttggGAAGTTCTTTACAGGTTACAGTTACTTAGATAGACCTTAGTCTACAGTGTCAAGAATTATCGTGAACTACAGAAATGCTCTCTACCATTTCTAGTTATATTCATGCTTCtaaccaagcaaaaaaaaaaaaacaaaaaaacaacaaaaaaaaaaccacccagaccaaaccaaacaacaacaacgaaaaaaaccaaaaccaaaccaacaacaaaaaaaacccccaaaaagccccaaacacctccaccaaaaaaaacccaaaaaccaaaaaaaaaaaaaaaaaaaaaaaaaaaacaccaaaaaaaaccaaaaaaaaaaaaaaacccaaaaaaccaacaaccactcaaaaaaaccccagagttGCTCTGGTTTTGGGAAGATTTGCTAACCCTCTAAAAATTTGGGCCTCTTGTGTCCAGATGTTGCTTTAACTTACACAGTGGTAGAATGCTTTTTTATTGGTTAAATATTCTAGTGCTTGCCAACATGTGAACCATCACGATTCTTATAAAACCTGATTTTGTAAACTTTGgtttctgagaaatattttggtgACTTTTTAGGACTGTTTTGTCAAACCTCAGTGTTCTATTTGGTTGTTACAAATTTGATCTTcattgagagaaaaaaaacccacaagcattttttttttaacatgctgCAGTTATTGAGTCTGTGACTAGAATTAGAAGGAATGTATTAAAATAGAAGTTACACTTCATAGAAACTGCTgggtttaataattaaatatggtaaattaaatggaaatttatATAGCAAACATATAAATCTGAcatatttctaataaaatgttttgatatttttcatttgatcATAATGtataataattttgtattttaccttttttcccctgttacTTGGACATTTTAGTAACAGTTTCCTGACttgttttgaaatggaaagGGATAGTTAtagttaaaaatataaatacagtttATGGTGAAGTGATGTATTTGTCATCCATTGCAGTAATGCAAAAAAATGGTCTGTCCTGCCAGACTGTAAAATTGAGCTTTGTAGCAGCATACTGGAATTACAAATGCTCCCTAGGGTAAAATGAGTTTGGCTCTGATGGGAAACACTGCCAATACTTGAAATATCACTTACAAAACATAATGTTTTCTCAGaagcttgtttttaaattatgaatCTTGTAAAAAGTGAGCaaactaaatttatttttcatttttgcagagaagcatttcagaaaattccTTAGTAGCAATGGATTTCTCAGGACACAGGAGCAGAATTATAGAAAATCCAACAGAAGCCCTTTCAGTTGCAGTTGAAGAAGGATTAGCATGGCGGGTATAAACACCTTTGATTTATGggaatattattttctgttttggtggttttgtttgtttgtttgtttgtttgttttcaaacaaaggAGCTTTGAAGTTATGTTTTTGCTTCTCTCTCAAACAGAGGAGAGGGTGTCTCCGACTCAACTCACATGGTAGTCCTATTGCCATGTCTAACATGGGTATGTGTGAGTTAATTCCTTGCCAGAGAAATGGAATAGCTGGTTCTTTCAATacagggaaaatgttttttcactgatctttttttttttctcagctataCACAGATCTCAGTCATGGTTTCATCATAAAATCTCTAGAGAAGAGGCTCAGAGACTTATTTTGCAGCATGGACTTGTAGATGGGTAAGTTAATTCTTTACGTATCTTCTCTGAGGCATGTTTCTAGCCAACAACTCCTGTTTTCATGTTCCTCTTACTGGGGGGAGGTagaggaagaagtttttcacttACCTAAT
The genomic region above belongs to Sylvia atricapilla isolate bSylAtr1 chromosome 7, bSylAtr1.pri, whole genome shotgun sequence and contains:
- the GRB14 gene encoding growth factor receptor-bound protein 14 isoform X1; the protein is MSLTSRRVTLPAVMPINLQKRVVKVYSEDDTSRALEVPSDITARDVCQLLILKNHYVDDHSWTLFEQLTHTGLGRALEDHELVMEVQSNWVMEEETKLYFRKNYAKYEFFKNPLSFFPDHMISFPSETSAALSHSGILQMFLSSSTYPEIHGYLHAKEQGKKSWKKLYFLLRRSGLYFSTKGTSKEPRHLQFFCEFSNSDMYMSLTGKKTSGAPTNYGFCFKPNKSGGTRDLKQLCADDEQSRTCWMTAIRLLKYGMQLYQNYMQPYQGRSGCSPLNITPMRSISENSLVAMDFSGHRSRIIENPTEALSVAVEEGLAWRRRGCLRLNSHGSPIAMSNMAIHRSQSWFHHKISREEAQRLILQHGLVDGVFLVRDSQSNPKTFVLSLSHGLKIKHFQIVPLEDDGKLFYTLDDGHTRFTDLIQLVEFYQLNKGVLPCKLKHYCARIAL